From the Quercus lobata isolate SW786 chromosome 6, ValleyOak3.0 Primary Assembly, whole genome shotgun sequence genome, one window contains:
- the LOC115950371 gene encoding salicylate carboxymethyltransferase-like isoform X2, translated as MDVEKVFRMTGGDGVTSYAKNSSFQKASDMVKHITTETIQELFVTTTPNSIGIADLGCSSGPNTLTIIKDIVKAVERTSSTLMLHQPPEFRVYLNDLPTNDFNSIFKTLPEFYRELRKEKSGVCPSIFIGGYAGSFYGRLFPNNCLHFVYSSYSLHWLSRVPPALYDEQGRSINKGHVYISESSPPQVSQAYYKQFQEDFMLFLGSRSEELIVGGRMVLILLGRRGPDHVDRGNSFFWELLSRSFANLISKGELEVEKLDTYDVHFYAPSKIEIEDEVRKEGSFELDRLEMFEIERDEKDEESYGAAVARTVRAIQESMISDHFGPSILDNLFEIYGRMVDEEMAKEEIKPLTFVIVLRKV; from the exons ATGGATGTGGAGAAAGTCTTCCGTATGACTGGAGGTGATGGTGTCACAAGTTATGCCAAAAATTCCTCATTTCAG AAAGCGTCTGATATGGTGAAGCACATAACCACAGAAACCATACAAGAACTTTTTGTCACAACTACTCCAAACAGCATAGGCATAGCTGATTTGGGTTGCTCTTCTGGACCCAATACCTTAACCATCATCAAAGATATTGTTAAAGCTGTTGAAAGGACTAGCAGTACATTAATGCTGCATCAACCACCAGAGTTCCGCGTGTACCTTAATGATCTTCCAACAAATGACTTCAACTCAATCTTCAAGACCTTGCCAGAATTCTACAGGGAgcttagaaaagaaaaaagtggtgTGTGTCCCTCTATTTTCATTGGAGGTTATGCTGGCTCTTTTTATGGAAGACTTTTTCCCAACAATTGCTTGCACTTTGTCTATTCATCCTACAGTTTGCACTGGCTCTCAAGg GTTCCTCCAGCACTTTACGATGAGCAAGGCAGGTCAATAAACAAAGGCCACGTTTACATTTCTGAATCCAGCCCTCCACAGGTTTCCCAGGCATACTATAAGCAATTCCAGGAGGACTTCATGTTGTTTCTTGGGTCACGGTCTGAGGAGCTAATTGTTGGAGGACGAATGGTGCTTATTTTGCTTGGTAGGAGAGGTCCTGACCATGTTGACAGAGGCAACTCTTTCTTTTGGGAACTTCTCTCACGGTCCTTTGCCAATTTGATCTCCAAG GGAGAACTTGAGGTAGAGAAGCTTGATACCTATGATGTGCATTTCTATGCACCatcaaaaattgaaatagaagATGAAGTGAGAAAGGAAGGTTCTTTTGAGTTGGACCGGCTGGAAATGTTTGAAATAGAGAGggatgaaaaagatgaagagagCTATGGTGCTGCTGTTGCAAGGACAGTTAGGGCCATCCAAGAATCTATGATTTCCGACCATTTTGGACCGAGTATTTTAGACAATTTGTTTGAAATCTATGGAAGAATGGTGGATGAAGAAAtggctaaagaagaaattaagcCCCTCACTTTTGTTATTGTTCTAAGAAAAGTATGA
- the LOC115950371 gene encoding salicylate carboxymethyltransferase-like isoform X1, with translation MDVEKVFRMTGGDGVTSYAKNSSFQKKASDMVKHITTETIQELFVTTTPNSIGIADLGCSSGPNTLTIIKDIVKAVERTSSTLMLHQPPEFRVYLNDLPTNDFNSIFKTLPEFYRELRKEKSGVCPSIFIGGYAGSFYGRLFPNNCLHFVYSSYSLHWLSRVPPALYDEQGRSINKGHVYISESSPPQVSQAYYKQFQEDFMLFLGSRSEELIVGGRMVLILLGRRGPDHVDRGNSFFWELLSRSFANLISKGELEVEKLDTYDVHFYAPSKIEIEDEVRKEGSFELDRLEMFEIERDEKDEESYGAAVARTVRAIQESMISDHFGPSILDNLFEIYGRMVDEEMAKEEIKPLTFVIVLRKV, from the exons ATGGATGTGGAGAAAGTCTTCCGTATGACTGGAGGTGATGGTGTCACAAGTTATGCCAAAAATTCCTCATTTCAG aagAAAGCGTCTGATATGGTGAAGCACATAACCACAGAAACCATACAAGAACTTTTTGTCACAACTACTCCAAACAGCATAGGCATAGCTGATTTGGGTTGCTCTTCTGGACCCAATACCTTAACCATCATCAAAGATATTGTTAAAGCTGTTGAAAGGACTAGCAGTACATTAATGCTGCATCAACCACCAGAGTTCCGCGTGTACCTTAATGATCTTCCAACAAATGACTTCAACTCAATCTTCAAGACCTTGCCAGAATTCTACAGGGAgcttagaaaagaaaaaagtggtgTGTGTCCCTCTATTTTCATTGGAGGTTATGCTGGCTCTTTTTATGGAAGACTTTTTCCCAACAATTGCTTGCACTTTGTCTATTCATCCTACAGTTTGCACTGGCTCTCAAGg GTTCCTCCAGCACTTTACGATGAGCAAGGCAGGTCAATAAACAAAGGCCACGTTTACATTTCTGAATCCAGCCCTCCACAGGTTTCCCAGGCATACTATAAGCAATTCCAGGAGGACTTCATGTTGTTTCTTGGGTCACGGTCTGAGGAGCTAATTGTTGGAGGACGAATGGTGCTTATTTTGCTTGGTAGGAGAGGTCCTGACCATGTTGACAGAGGCAACTCTTTCTTTTGGGAACTTCTCTCACGGTCCTTTGCCAATTTGATCTCCAAG GGAGAACTTGAGGTAGAGAAGCTTGATACCTATGATGTGCATTTCTATGCACCatcaaaaattgaaatagaagATGAAGTGAGAAAGGAAGGTTCTTTTGAGTTGGACCGGCTGGAAATGTTTGAAATAGAGAGggatgaaaaagatgaagagagCTATGGTGCTGCTGTTGCAAGGACAGTTAGGGCCATCCAAGAATCTATGATTTCCGACCATTTTGGACCGAGTATTTTAGACAATTTGTTTGAAATCTATGGAAGAATGGTGGATGAAGAAAtggctaaagaagaaattaagcCCCTCACTTTTGTTATTGTTCTAAGAAAAGTATGA
- the LOC115950589 gene encoding uncharacterized protein LOC115950589 — translation MERARAKPDSDHLLGLSTKYLSLRNLPKCRHCAIQARESDPVQSSTANKILAIADVLSAAENRFRNRHLDYYSILQVRRSESGNRRVVRAQFVKLAALLNPNVNKFAFSDEALSLVREAWTVLSDSDKRAQYEAEIDKTAAEAAFWTLCPYCYYMYEYEKVYEDCCLRCQNCRRGFHGVAVNAPRKAEKNGETEYSVCWSYFPLGYEREKEKVGASGNRVNLGGNVGDFVWIAEEKKDGKNDGVKGNVGVGRNVKTKAGRKMNVKTVGRKTKKVMGNNIGRNEGMDMNESGDDESVELEFYKGKDGDDDDVYVGLMA, via the coding sequence ATGGAGCGAGCACGCGCGAAACCCGACTCCGATCACCTTCTCGGACTATCCACCAAATACTTGTCACTCCGAAACCTACCCAAGTGCCGACACTGCGCCATCCAAGCCCGAGAATCCGACCCGGTTCAATCCTCCACCGCCAACAAAATACTCGCCATCGCCGACGTCCTCTCCGCCGCCGAGAATCGCTTCCGCAACCGCCACCTCGATTACTACTCCATCCTCCAAGTCCGACGCTCCGAGTCCGGGAACCGCCGGGTCGTTCGAGCCCAGTTCGTTAAACTGGCGGCGCTCCTGAACCCGAACGTCAACAAGTTCGCTTTCTCCGACGAAGCCCTCAGCCTCGTACGCGAAGCTTGGACTGTGCTGTCCGACTCGGACAAGAGAGCCCAGTACGAGGCCGAAATCGACAAGACCGCCGCCGAGGCGGCATTCTGGACGTTGTGCCCGTACTGTTACTACATGTACGAGTACGAGAAGGTGTACGAGGATTGTTGCTTGAGGTGCCAGAATTGTCGGAGAGGGTTTCATGGGGTAGCGGTGAACGCGCCGCGGAAGGCGGAGAAGAATGGGGAGACAGAGTACTCTGTTTGCTGGAGCTATTTTCCTCTTGGGTacgagagagagaaagagaaagtcGGGGCGAGTGGCAATCGTGTAAATTTGGGTGGAAATGTGGGCGATTTCGTGTGGATTGCTGAGGAGAAAAAGGATGGGAAAAACGACGGCGTTAAAGGGAATGTGGGAGTTGGGAGGAATGTGAAGACTAAAGCAGGGAGGAAGATGAATGTGAAAACTGTGGGGAGGAAAACAAAGAAGGTAATGGGGAATAATATTGGGAGGAATGAAGGAATGGATATGAATGAGAGTGGAGATGATGAGAGTGTTGAGTTGGAGTTTTATAAGGGGAaagatggtgatgatgatgatgtttaTGTTGGGTTAATGGCATag